Genomic window (Roseimicrobium gellanilyticum):
CCCGTGCAGGTGGACTCCGAGGGCCGCGCCTCATTCATACTCCCCAGCCTGGCAAAGGGCACCAGCCGCACGCTCACGCTCGTCCCCGCCAGCCCGGTGGGAAACAGCACCTCCGGCATCGACGTGGTACCCGGCGACGGCTCGCTAAACCTCGTCGCGAAGTCGACGGGCGACACGATTCCAAATCTCAGTACCCTCATCGCCACGTACCAGATGACGCCCGGCCCGGTGCCTGCGGGCACGTCCGAGGCCTTTGCGCATGGCGCGCACCTGCATCCCGTGTACTCACCCAGTGGAAAACTGCTCACGGGAAATCATCCACCAGACCATCCACACCAGCGCGGCATCTGGATGTCCTGGACAAAAACCGAATTCGGGGCGGGGCATCCTGACTTCTGGAACATGGGCAAGGACAAGTCCGGCAAGCTCACGGGGGAAATCCGTTTCGACAAGCTGCTAAACCACTGGAGCGGCCCGGTGCACGGCGGCTTCACCAGCACCCACCGCTGGCTGGATCACACCACCGGGACAGAGCGGGAGGTGATGCTGGAAACGTGGGACCTCAAGGCCTATCATACCATGGGACACCCTGATACCGCCGCCGCGACCCCGCCTTCCAGCGAGAAGGAGAAAGGCAAGCTGCCCGGCGTCTACCTGCTGGACCTCACCTCCACCCAGACCGTCACCGGTCAGGAACCCCTGAAACTGCCGAAGTACCACTACGGCGGCCTCGGCGTGCGCGGCAGCGCCCTGTGGGATGCCGTGGACCAGGTGACCATGCTCACCAGCAGCGGCCACGACCGCAAAACCGGCGACGCCACGAAGGCTCGCTGGGTCTGGCTCGGCGGCGAGGTGGAGGGCACTCCCACCGGCATCACCGTGCTCATCCACCCGGACAATTTCCGCTTCCCCCAGCCCCTGCGCCTGAACCCGAAGAACCCGCAACTCT
Coding sequences:
- a CDS encoding PmoA family protein; its protein translation is MPATPPFAPRSLSALLAAALILPTTSAFSADPTITIQAGEQDRTNTVVTFTLGDKWHDKTLSAKETDVPVQVDSEGRASFILPSLAKGTSRTLTLVPASPVGNSTSGIDVVPGDGSLNLVAKSTGDTIPNLSTLIATYQMTPGPVPAGTSEAFAHGAHLHPVYSPSGKLLTGNHPPDHPHQRGIWMSWTKTEFGAGHPDFWNMGKDKSGKLTGEIRFDKLLNHWSGPVHGGFTSTHRWLDHTTGTEREVMLETWDLKAYHTMGHPDTAAATPPSSEKEKGKLPGVYLLDLTSTQTVTGQEPLKLPKYHYGGLGVRGSALWDAVDQVTMLTSSGHDRKTGDATKARWVWLGGEVEGTPTGITVLIHPDNFRFPQPLRLNPKNPQLCVAPSADGDWSIEPGKPLVLKYRFVLMDGKPDANELERLWMDYAQPPKVEVK